One region of Polyodon spathula isolate WHYD16114869_AA chromosome 25, ASM1765450v1, whole genome shotgun sequence genomic DNA includes:
- the LOC121300062 gene encoding homeodomain-interacting protein kinase 1-like isoform X4 → MASQLQVFSPPSVSSSAFCRVKKLKVESCAWDVTGQAGESKYYQPSSSQASHSSSTASQAASFNPAAYGTAGLLLPPAGGSRTHIVVRAADSTGSLPGPMSRRASDLALLDPYQKYGLKRKSEEVDSSGSVQILEERPAPMQPNRTGMGAVTTTQTITHSTSTTKSSSSNSEGDYQLVQHEILCSVTNSYEVLEFLGRGTFGQVAKCWKRGTNEIVAIKILKNHPSYARQGQIEVSILSRLSSENADEFNFVRSYECFQHKNHTCLVFEMLEQNLYDFLKQSKFSPLPLQSIRPILQQVGTALMKLKSLGLIHADLKPENIMLVDPQRQPYRVKVIDFGSASHVSKAVCSTYLQSRYYRAPEIILGLPFCEAIDMWSLGCVIAELFLGWPLYPGASEYDQIRYISQTQGLPAEYLLSAGTKTSRFFNRDTGSSYPLWRLKTPAEHEGEMGIKSKEARKYIFNCLDDMVQVNMPTDLEGTDMLAEKADRREFIDLLKKMLTIDADKRITPLKTLNHPFVIMTHLLDFPHSSHVKSCFQNMEICKWRGSVYDSGKSPFTTHTTPSSGTNLTVTFSNLLNTVQHSQVGSLVSGSSGAPSLSLANADMSLLNYQPTLYPPATVNIPGIAQQGMPLQAGPPQLCAQPEPFQQTLIVCPPAFQGLQASAKHSGFPVRMDNAVPLVPQTQSGQSLQLQPGVLTQQGVRGFAARCYGNRIPEGHCRADMDRLQRGFGAQAWPAGTQQILLPSTWQQLPGVALHGSVQPAAAVIPESSLGSVLPESMGSDWRSSHGGQYSGVMQQPSLLAGHVTLAAQPVNVGVAHMVRPQQGGSSGKRAKARQAEERGRTMTLLDPVPSLVQHSPLLATPPYNAMLSQPIIIPDTPSPAVSVITIRSDTEDEDDSKHSLAGSAMKQRPNVISCVTVHDSPDSDSSSTSSPFPSERLPNFRDASANPAQSRTIIVPSIKTQIGEGLATSAALVSGYLSSVYSKGKNPSSTNMLQTSTTGTSSSYRHQRAAHSGTQPLNLSQVQPQMSQERVGNGSSRRQQAYIAAPLSSQGQYCLQQTPPHSSSLPHFSAAASHLSSQPHLYTYAPSATLAPGPSMAHLLATSQGSSRHAATFAHHPAGLVHQVPVSMGHGLLAAASMPAAQYQHQFAAQPYISTSRATAVYSGYPLSPTKFSYL, encoded by the exons ATGGCCTCCCAGTTGCAGGTGTTCTCCCCTCCATCCGTGTCATCGAGTGCCTTCTGCCGCGTGAAGAAGCTGAAAGTGGAGAGCTGTGCCTGGGATGTGACGGGACAGGCAGGGGAGAGCAAGTACTACCAGCCCAGCAGCAGCCAGGCCAGCCACTCCTCCTCTACTGCCAGCCAAGCCGCCAGCTTCAACCCAGCTGCCTACGGCACGGCCGGCCTGCTCCTGCCCCCTGCCGGCGGCTCCCGGACCCACATCGTGGTGCGAGCGGCGGACAGCACCGGCAGCCTGCCAGGTCCGATGAGCCGCCGCGCCTCCGACCTGGCCCTCCTGGACCCCTACCAGAAGTATGGGCTGAAGCGCAAGAGCGAGGAGGTGGACAGCAGCGGCAGCGTGCAGATCCTGGAGGAGCGGCCGGCCCCCATGCAGCCCAATAGGACAGGGATGGGCGCGGTGACCACCACCCAGACAATCACCcattccacctccaccaccaagAGCAGCAGCTCCAATAGCGAGGGAGACTACCAGCTGGTGCAGCACGAGATCCTGTGCTCCGTGACCAACAGCTACGAGGTGCTCGAGTTCCTGGGCAGGGGAACGTTTGGGCAGGTGGCCAAGTGCTGGAAGAGAGGAACCAATGAGATTGTGGCCATTAAGATCCTGAAGAACCACCCTTCCTATGCACGGCAGGGCCAGATAGAG GTGAGCATCCTGAGCCGTCTGAGCTCTGAGAACGCTGATGAGTTCAACTTCGTGCGCTCCTACGAGTGCTTCCAGCACAAGAACCACACGTGCCTGGTGTTCGAGATGCTGGAGCAGAACCTGTACGACTTCCTGAAGCAGAGCAAGTTCAGCCCGCTGCCGCTGCAGTCCATCCGGCCCATCCTGCAGCAGGTGGGCACGGCCCTGATGAAGCTCAAGAGCCTGGGGCTGATCCACGCCGACCTCAAGCCGGAGAACATCATGCTGGTGGACCCTCAGAGACAGCCCTACCGGGTCAAGGTCATTGACTTCGGCTCGGCCAGCCACGTCTCCAAGGCAGTCTGCTCCACCTACCTGCAGTCCCGCTACTACCG AGCGCCGGAGATTATTCTGGGGCTCCCTTTCTGTGAGGCAATTGACATGTGGTCGCTGGGCTGTGTCATCGCAGAGCTGTTCTTGGGGTGGCCCCTGTACCCTGGTGCTTCAGAGTACGACCAG ATTCGCTATATCTCACAAACTCAGGGGCTGCCGGCAGAGTATCTGCTCAGCGCAGGGACCAAAACCAGCCGCTTCTTCAACAGAGACACCGGCTCGAGCTACCCGCTCTGGAGACTGAAG ACTCCAGCTGAGCACGAAGGGGAGATGGGTATCAAGTCGAAGGAAGCGCGGAAGTACATTTTCAATTGTCTGGATGATATGGTGCAG GTGAACATGCCCACTGATTTAGAAGGCACTGATATGTTGGCCGAGAAGGCAGACCGGAGGGAGTTCATTGATTTGCTGAAGAAGATGCTGACGATAGACGCTGATAAAAGGATCACGCCCCTGAAGACCCTGAACCACCCCTTCGTCATCATGACTCACCTGCTCGACTTCCCCCACAGCTCCCA TGTCAAGTCGTGCTTTCAGAACATGGAGATCTGCAAGTGGCGGGGCAGCGTGTACGACAGCGGGAAGAGCCCGTTCACCACTCACACCACGCCcagctcaggaaccaacctcacAGTAACATTCAGCAACCTGCTGAACACGGTGCAGCACAGCCAG GTGGGGTCCCTGGTGTCTGGCTCGTCGggagccccctctctctcactggcCAATGCTGACATGTCGCTGCTGAACTACCAGCCCACTCTGTACCCACCAGCTACAGTAAACATCCCGGGCATCGCCCAGCAGGGCATGCCTCTGCAGGCTGGCCCCCCCCAGCTCTGCGCCCAGCCAGAGCCCTTCCAGCAGACACTCATTGTCTGCCCCCCAGCCTTCCAGG GACTCCAGGCTTCAGCTAAGCATTCTGGTTTCCCAGTGAGGATGGACAACGCTGTGCCCCTGGTTCCTCAGACCCAGTCTGGCCAGTCTCTGCAGCTCCAGCCCGGGGTGCTCACACAG CAGGGCGTGCGGGGGTTTGCTGCTCGTTGTTATGGTAACAGGATCCCAGAGGGCCACTGCAGAGCTGATATGGACCGCCTCCAGAGGGGTTTTGGGGCT CAGGCCTGGCCCGCGGGGACCCAGCAGATCCTCCTGCCCTCCACGTGGCAGCAGCTGCCCGGCGTGGCCCTCCACGGCTCCGTTCAGCCAGCCGCAGCGGTCATCCCAGAGTCCTCTCTGGGCTCCGTCCTCCCAGAGAGCATGGGCTCCGACTGGAG AAGCTCGCATGGTGGGCAGTACAGTGGCGTGATGCAGCAGCCGTCTCTGCTAGCTGGTCATGTGACCCTGGCAGCGCAGCCTGTCAACGTGGGCGTGGCTCACATGGTCCGGCCGCAGCAGGGCGGATCTTCGGGGAAGAGGGCCAAAGCTCGTCAAGCAGAAGAACGTGGCAG GACCATGACCTTGCTGGACCCCGTCCCCTCCTTGGTGCAGCACAGCCCCCTGCTGGCCACACCGCCCTACAACGCCATGCTCTCCCAGCCAATCATCATCCCAGACACGCCCAGCCCCGCCGTAAGCGTTATCACCATCCGCAGCGACACAGAGGACGAGGATGACAGCAAGCACAGCCTGGCCGG CTCTGCTATGAAGCAGCGCCCCAACGTCATCAGCTGTGTGACCGTGCACGACTCCCCCGACTCGGactcctcctccaccagcagccCCTTCCCCTCGGAGCGCCTGCCCAACTTCAGAGATGCCTCTGCAAACCCAGCTCAGTCCCGCACCATCATCGTCCCCTCCATCAAGACCCAGATCGGGGAGGGCCTGGCCACCAGCGCCGCCCTAGTGTCAG GCTATCTTTCCAGCGTGTACAGCAAGGGGAAGAATCCCTCATCCACTAACATGTTGCAGACCAGCACAACAGGGACCTCCAGCAGCTATCGGCACCAGCGAGCAGCACACAGCGGGACACAGCCCCTCAACCTCAGCCAG GTGCAGCCGCAGATGTCCCAGGAGCGTGTTGGAAACGGCTCCTCCCGCAGGCAGCAGGCGTACATTGCAGCTCCGCTGTCCTCCCAGGGGCAGTACTGCCTCCAGCAGACCCCACCTCACAGCTCCAGCCTGCCCCACTTCAGCGCTGCAGCCTCCCACCTGAGCAGCCAGCCTCACCTCTACACCTACGCCCCCTCGGCCACGCTGGCTCCCGGTCCCTCCATGGCACACCTGCTGGCCACCTCGCAGGGCTCCTCACGCCACGCTGCCACCTTCGCTCACCACCCTGCCGGCCTGGTCCACCAGGTGCCAGTCAGCATGGGCCACGGCCTCCTGGCTGCCGCCAGCATGCCAGCGGCGCAGTACCAGCACCAGTTTGCAGCTCAGCCGTACATCAGCACCTCCCGAGCCACTGCTGTTTACAGCGGCTACCCGCTCAGCCCCACCAAGTTCTCTTACCTGTGA
- the LOC121300062 gene encoding homeodomain-interacting protein kinase 1-like isoform X2 has protein sequence MASQLQVFSPPSVSSSAFCRVKKLKVESCAWDVTGQAGESKYYQPSSSQASHSSSTASQAASFNPAAYGTAGLLLPPAGGSRTHIVVRAADSTGSLPGPMSRRASDLALLDPYQKYGLKRKSEEVDSSGSVQILEERPAPMQPNRTGMGAVTTTQTITHSTSTTKSSSSNSEGDYQLVQHEILCSVTNSYEVLEFLGRGTFGQVAKCWKRGTNEIVAIKILKNHPSYARQGQIEVSILSRLSSENADEFNFVRSYECFQHKNHTCLVFEMLEQNLYDFLKQSKFSPLPLQSIRPILQQVGTALMKLKSLGLIHADLKPENIMLVDPQRQPYRVKVIDFGSASHVSKAVCSTYLQSRYYRAPEIILGLPFCEAIDMWSLGCVIAELFLGWPLYPGASEYDQIRYISQTQGLPAEYLLSAGTKTSRFFNRDTGSSYPLWRLKTPAEHEGEMGIKSKEARKYIFNCLDDMVQVNMPTDLEGTDMLAEKADRREFIDLLKKMLTIDADKRITPLKTLNHPFVIMTHLLDFPHSSHVKSCFQNMEICKWRGSVYDSGKSPFTTHTTPSSGTNLTVTFSNLLNTVQHSQVGSLVSGSSGAPSLSLANADMSLLNYQPTLYPPATVNIPGIAQQGMPLQAGPPQLCAQPEPFQQTLIVCPPAFQGLQASAKHSGFPVRMDNAVPLVPQTQSGQSLQLQPGVLTQGTCTPLMVATLHPHVATIAPQYAVPVTLNCTAGRPALLEQTATVLGVRGFAARCYGNRIPEGHCRADMDRLQRGFGAQAWPAGTQQILLPSTWQQLPGVALHGSVQPAAAVIPESSLGSVLPESMGSDWRSSHGGQYSGVMQQPSLLAGHVTLAAQPVNVGVAHMVRPQQGGSSGKRAKARQAEERGRTMTLLDPVPSLVQHSPLLATPPYNAMLSQPIIIPDTPSPAVSVITIRSDTEDEDDSKHSLAGSAMKQRPNVISCVTVHDSPDSDSSSTSSPFPSERLPNFRDASANPAQSRTIIVPSIKTQIGEGLATSAALVSGYLSSVYSKGKNPSSTNMLQTSTTGTSSSYRHQRAAHSGTQPLNLSQVQPQMSQERVGNGSSRRQQAYIAAPLSSQGQYCLQQTPPHSSSLPHFSAAASHLSSQPHLYTYAPSATLAPGPSMAHLLATSQGSSRHAATFAHHPAGLVHQVPVSMGHGLLAAASMPAAQYQHQFAAQPYISTSRATAVYSGYPLSPTKFSYL, from the exons ATGGCCTCCCAGTTGCAGGTGTTCTCCCCTCCATCCGTGTCATCGAGTGCCTTCTGCCGCGTGAAGAAGCTGAAAGTGGAGAGCTGTGCCTGGGATGTGACGGGACAGGCAGGGGAGAGCAAGTACTACCAGCCCAGCAGCAGCCAGGCCAGCCACTCCTCCTCTACTGCCAGCCAAGCCGCCAGCTTCAACCCAGCTGCCTACGGCACGGCCGGCCTGCTCCTGCCCCCTGCCGGCGGCTCCCGGACCCACATCGTGGTGCGAGCGGCGGACAGCACCGGCAGCCTGCCAGGTCCGATGAGCCGCCGCGCCTCCGACCTGGCCCTCCTGGACCCCTACCAGAAGTATGGGCTGAAGCGCAAGAGCGAGGAGGTGGACAGCAGCGGCAGCGTGCAGATCCTGGAGGAGCGGCCGGCCCCCATGCAGCCCAATAGGACAGGGATGGGCGCGGTGACCACCACCCAGACAATCACCcattccacctccaccaccaagAGCAGCAGCTCCAATAGCGAGGGAGACTACCAGCTGGTGCAGCACGAGATCCTGTGCTCCGTGACCAACAGCTACGAGGTGCTCGAGTTCCTGGGCAGGGGAACGTTTGGGCAGGTGGCCAAGTGCTGGAAGAGAGGAACCAATGAGATTGTGGCCATTAAGATCCTGAAGAACCACCCTTCCTATGCACGGCAGGGCCAGATAGAG GTGAGCATCCTGAGCCGTCTGAGCTCTGAGAACGCTGATGAGTTCAACTTCGTGCGCTCCTACGAGTGCTTCCAGCACAAGAACCACACGTGCCTGGTGTTCGAGATGCTGGAGCAGAACCTGTACGACTTCCTGAAGCAGAGCAAGTTCAGCCCGCTGCCGCTGCAGTCCATCCGGCCCATCCTGCAGCAGGTGGGCACGGCCCTGATGAAGCTCAAGAGCCTGGGGCTGATCCACGCCGACCTCAAGCCGGAGAACATCATGCTGGTGGACCCTCAGAGACAGCCCTACCGGGTCAAGGTCATTGACTTCGGCTCGGCCAGCCACGTCTCCAAGGCAGTCTGCTCCACCTACCTGCAGTCCCGCTACTACCG AGCGCCGGAGATTATTCTGGGGCTCCCTTTCTGTGAGGCAATTGACATGTGGTCGCTGGGCTGTGTCATCGCAGAGCTGTTCTTGGGGTGGCCCCTGTACCCTGGTGCTTCAGAGTACGACCAG ATTCGCTATATCTCACAAACTCAGGGGCTGCCGGCAGAGTATCTGCTCAGCGCAGGGACCAAAACCAGCCGCTTCTTCAACAGAGACACCGGCTCGAGCTACCCGCTCTGGAGACTGAAG ACTCCAGCTGAGCACGAAGGGGAGATGGGTATCAAGTCGAAGGAAGCGCGGAAGTACATTTTCAATTGTCTGGATGATATGGTGCAG GTGAACATGCCCACTGATTTAGAAGGCACTGATATGTTGGCCGAGAAGGCAGACCGGAGGGAGTTCATTGATTTGCTGAAGAAGATGCTGACGATAGACGCTGATAAAAGGATCACGCCCCTGAAGACCCTGAACCACCCCTTCGTCATCATGACTCACCTGCTCGACTTCCCCCACAGCTCCCA TGTCAAGTCGTGCTTTCAGAACATGGAGATCTGCAAGTGGCGGGGCAGCGTGTACGACAGCGGGAAGAGCCCGTTCACCACTCACACCACGCCcagctcaggaaccaacctcacAGTAACATTCAGCAACCTGCTGAACACGGTGCAGCACAGCCAG GTGGGGTCCCTGGTGTCTGGCTCGTCGggagccccctctctctcactggcCAATGCTGACATGTCGCTGCTGAACTACCAGCCCACTCTGTACCCACCAGCTACAGTAAACATCCCGGGCATCGCCCAGCAGGGCATGCCTCTGCAGGCTGGCCCCCCCCAGCTCTGCGCCCAGCCAGAGCCCTTCCAGCAGACACTCATTGTCTGCCCCCCAGCCTTCCAGG GACTCCAGGCTTCAGCTAAGCATTCTGGTTTCCCAGTGAGGATGGACAACGCTGTGCCCCTGGTTCCTCAGACCCAGTCTGGCCAGTCTCTGCAGCTCCAGCCCGGGGTGCTCACACAG GGCACCTGTACTCCTCTGATGGTGGCCACCCTGCACCCTCACGTTGCCACGATAGCGCCGCAGTACGCAGTCCCCGTGACGCTGAACTGCACAGCGGGCAGGCCGGCCCTGCTAGAGCAGACCGCCACCGTCCTG GGCGTGCGGGGGTTTGCTGCTCGTTGTTATGGTAACAGGATCCCAGAGGGCCACTGCAGAGCTGATATGGACCGCCTCCAGAGGGGTTTTGGGGCT CAGGCCTGGCCCGCGGGGACCCAGCAGATCCTCCTGCCCTCCACGTGGCAGCAGCTGCCCGGCGTGGCCCTCCACGGCTCCGTTCAGCCAGCCGCAGCGGTCATCCCAGAGTCCTCTCTGGGCTCCGTCCTCCCAGAGAGCATGGGCTCCGACTGGAG AAGCTCGCATGGTGGGCAGTACAGTGGCGTGATGCAGCAGCCGTCTCTGCTAGCTGGTCATGTGACCCTGGCAGCGCAGCCTGTCAACGTGGGCGTGGCTCACATGGTCCGGCCGCAGCAGGGCGGATCTTCGGGGAAGAGGGCCAAAGCTCGTCAAGCAGAAGAACGTGGCAG GACCATGACCTTGCTGGACCCCGTCCCCTCCTTGGTGCAGCACAGCCCCCTGCTGGCCACACCGCCCTACAACGCCATGCTCTCCCAGCCAATCATCATCCCAGACACGCCCAGCCCCGCCGTAAGCGTTATCACCATCCGCAGCGACACAGAGGACGAGGATGACAGCAAGCACAGCCTGGCCGG CTCTGCTATGAAGCAGCGCCCCAACGTCATCAGCTGTGTGACCGTGCACGACTCCCCCGACTCGGactcctcctccaccagcagccCCTTCCCCTCGGAGCGCCTGCCCAACTTCAGAGATGCCTCTGCAAACCCAGCTCAGTCCCGCACCATCATCGTCCCCTCCATCAAGACCCAGATCGGGGAGGGCCTGGCCACCAGCGCCGCCCTAGTGTCAG GCTATCTTTCCAGCGTGTACAGCAAGGGGAAGAATCCCTCATCCACTAACATGTTGCAGACCAGCACAACAGGGACCTCCAGCAGCTATCGGCACCAGCGAGCAGCACACAGCGGGACACAGCCCCTCAACCTCAGCCAG GTGCAGCCGCAGATGTCCCAGGAGCGTGTTGGAAACGGCTCCTCCCGCAGGCAGCAGGCGTACATTGCAGCTCCGCTGTCCTCCCAGGGGCAGTACTGCCTCCAGCAGACCCCACCTCACAGCTCCAGCCTGCCCCACTTCAGCGCTGCAGCCTCCCACCTGAGCAGCCAGCCTCACCTCTACACCTACGCCCCCTCGGCCACGCTGGCTCCCGGTCCCTCCATGGCACACCTGCTGGCCACCTCGCAGGGCTCCTCACGCCACGCTGCCACCTTCGCTCACCACCCTGCCGGCCTGGTCCACCAGGTGCCAGTCAGCATGGGCCACGGCCTCCTGGCTGCCGCCAGCATGCCAGCGGCGCAGTACCAGCACCAGTTTGCAGCTCAGCCGTACATCAGCACCTCCCGAGCCACTGCTGTTTACAGCGGCTACCCGCTCAGCCCCACCAAGTTCTCTTACCTGTGA
- the LOC121300062 gene encoding homeodomain-interacting protein kinase 1-like isoform X1 — MASQLQVFSPPSVSSSAFCRVKKLKVESCAWDVTGQAGESKYYQPSSSQASHSSSTASQAASFNPAAYGTAGLLLPPAGGSRTHIVVRAADSTGSLPGPMSRRASDLALLDPYQKYGLKRKSEEVDSSGSVQILEERPAPMQPNRTGMGAVTTTQTITHSTSTTKSSSSNSEGDYQLVQHEILCSVTNSYEVLEFLGRGTFGQVAKCWKRGTNEIVAIKILKNHPSYARQGQIEVSILSRLSSENADEFNFVRSYECFQHKNHTCLVFEMLEQNLYDFLKQSKFSPLPLQSIRPILQQVGTALMKLKSLGLIHADLKPENIMLVDPQRQPYRVKVIDFGSASHVSKAVCSTYLQSRYYRAPEIILGLPFCEAIDMWSLGCVIAELFLGWPLYPGASEYDQIRYISQTQGLPAEYLLSAGTKTSRFFNRDTGSSYPLWRLKTPAEHEGEMGIKSKEARKYIFNCLDDMVQVNMPTDLEGTDMLAEKADRREFIDLLKKMLTIDADKRITPLKTLNHPFVIMTHLLDFPHSSHVKSCFQNMEICKWRGSVYDSGKSPFTTHTTPSSGTNLTVTFSNLLNTVQHSQVGSLVSGSSGAPSLSLANADMSLLNYQPTLYPPATVNIPGIAQQGMPLQAGPPQLCAQPEPFQQTLIVCPPAFQGLQASAKHSGFPVRMDNAVPLVPQTQSGQSLQLQPGVLTQGTCTPLMVATLHPHVATIAPQYAVPVTLNCTAGRPALLEQTATVLQGVRGFAARCYGNRIPEGHCRADMDRLQRGFGAQAWPAGTQQILLPSTWQQLPGVALHGSVQPAAAVIPESSLGSVLPESMGSDWRSSHGGQYSGVMQQPSLLAGHVTLAAQPVNVGVAHMVRPQQGGSSGKRAKARQAEERGRTMTLLDPVPSLVQHSPLLATPPYNAMLSQPIIIPDTPSPAVSVITIRSDTEDEDDSKHSLAGSAMKQRPNVISCVTVHDSPDSDSSSTSSPFPSERLPNFRDASANPAQSRTIIVPSIKTQIGEGLATSAALVSGYLSSVYSKGKNPSSTNMLQTSTTGTSSSYRHQRAAHSGTQPLNLSQVQPQMSQERVGNGSSRRQQAYIAAPLSSQGQYCLQQTPPHSSSLPHFSAAASHLSSQPHLYTYAPSATLAPGPSMAHLLATSQGSSRHAATFAHHPAGLVHQVPVSMGHGLLAAASMPAAQYQHQFAAQPYISTSRATAVYSGYPLSPTKFSYL, encoded by the exons ATGGCCTCCCAGTTGCAGGTGTTCTCCCCTCCATCCGTGTCATCGAGTGCCTTCTGCCGCGTGAAGAAGCTGAAAGTGGAGAGCTGTGCCTGGGATGTGACGGGACAGGCAGGGGAGAGCAAGTACTACCAGCCCAGCAGCAGCCAGGCCAGCCACTCCTCCTCTACTGCCAGCCAAGCCGCCAGCTTCAACCCAGCTGCCTACGGCACGGCCGGCCTGCTCCTGCCCCCTGCCGGCGGCTCCCGGACCCACATCGTGGTGCGAGCGGCGGACAGCACCGGCAGCCTGCCAGGTCCGATGAGCCGCCGCGCCTCCGACCTGGCCCTCCTGGACCCCTACCAGAAGTATGGGCTGAAGCGCAAGAGCGAGGAGGTGGACAGCAGCGGCAGCGTGCAGATCCTGGAGGAGCGGCCGGCCCCCATGCAGCCCAATAGGACAGGGATGGGCGCGGTGACCACCACCCAGACAATCACCcattccacctccaccaccaagAGCAGCAGCTCCAATAGCGAGGGAGACTACCAGCTGGTGCAGCACGAGATCCTGTGCTCCGTGACCAACAGCTACGAGGTGCTCGAGTTCCTGGGCAGGGGAACGTTTGGGCAGGTGGCCAAGTGCTGGAAGAGAGGAACCAATGAGATTGTGGCCATTAAGATCCTGAAGAACCACCCTTCCTATGCACGGCAGGGCCAGATAGAG GTGAGCATCCTGAGCCGTCTGAGCTCTGAGAACGCTGATGAGTTCAACTTCGTGCGCTCCTACGAGTGCTTCCAGCACAAGAACCACACGTGCCTGGTGTTCGAGATGCTGGAGCAGAACCTGTACGACTTCCTGAAGCAGAGCAAGTTCAGCCCGCTGCCGCTGCAGTCCATCCGGCCCATCCTGCAGCAGGTGGGCACGGCCCTGATGAAGCTCAAGAGCCTGGGGCTGATCCACGCCGACCTCAAGCCGGAGAACATCATGCTGGTGGACCCTCAGAGACAGCCCTACCGGGTCAAGGTCATTGACTTCGGCTCGGCCAGCCACGTCTCCAAGGCAGTCTGCTCCACCTACCTGCAGTCCCGCTACTACCG AGCGCCGGAGATTATTCTGGGGCTCCCTTTCTGTGAGGCAATTGACATGTGGTCGCTGGGCTGTGTCATCGCAGAGCTGTTCTTGGGGTGGCCCCTGTACCCTGGTGCTTCAGAGTACGACCAG ATTCGCTATATCTCACAAACTCAGGGGCTGCCGGCAGAGTATCTGCTCAGCGCAGGGACCAAAACCAGCCGCTTCTTCAACAGAGACACCGGCTCGAGCTACCCGCTCTGGAGACTGAAG ACTCCAGCTGAGCACGAAGGGGAGATGGGTATCAAGTCGAAGGAAGCGCGGAAGTACATTTTCAATTGTCTGGATGATATGGTGCAG GTGAACATGCCCACTGATTTAGAAGGCACTGATATGTTGGCCGAGAAGGCAGACCGGAGGGAGTTCATTGATTTGCTGAAGAAGATGCTGACGATAGACGCTGATAAAAGGATCACGCCCCTGAAGACCCTGAACCACCCCTTCGTCATCATGACTCACCTGCTCGACTTCCCCCACAGCTCCCA TGTCAAGTCGTGCTTTCAGAACATGGAGATCTGCAAGTGGCGGGGCAGCGTGTACGACAGCGGGAAGAGCCCGTTCACCACTCACACCACGCCcagctcaggaaccaacctcacAGTAACATTCAGCAACCTGCTGAACACGGTGCAGCACAGCCAG GTGGGGTCCCTGGTGTCTGGCTCGTCGggagccccctctctctcactggcCAATGCTGACATGTCGCTGCTGAACTACCAGCCCACTCTGTACCCACCAGCTACAGTAAACATCCCGGGCATCGCCCAGCAGGGCATGCCTCTGCAGGCTGGCCCCCCCCAGCTCTGCGCCCAGCCAGAGCCCTTCCAGCAGACACTCATTGTCTGCCCCCCAGCCTTCCAGG GACTCCAGGCTTCAGCTAAGCATTCTGGTTTCCCAGTGAGGATGGACAACGCTGTGCCCCTGGTTCCTCAGACCCAGTCTGGCCAGTCTCTGCAGCTCCAGCCCGGGGTGCTCACACAG GGCACCTGTACTCCTCTGATGGTGGCCACCCTGCACCCTCACGTTGCCACGATAGCGCCGCAGTACGCAGTCCCCGTGACGCTGAACTGCACAGCGGGCAGGCCGGCCCTGCTAGAGCAGACCGCCACCGTCCTG CAGGGCGTGCGGGGGTTTGCTGCTCGTTGTTATGGTAACAGGATCCCAGAGGGCCACTGCAGAGCTGATATGGACCGCCTCCAGAGGGGTTTTGGGGCT CAGGCCTGGCCCGCGGGGACCCAGCAGATCCTCCTGCCCTCCACGTGGCAGCAGCTGCCCGGCGTGGCCCTCCACGGCTCCGTTCAGCCAGCCGCAGCGGTCATCCCAGAGTCCTCTCTGGGCTCCGTCCTCCCAGAGAGCATGGGCTCCGACTGGAG AAGCTCGCATGGTGGGCAGTACAGTGGCGTGATGCAGCAGCCGTCTCTGCTAGCTGGTCATGTGACCCTGGCAGCGCAGCCTGTCAACGTGGGCGTGGCTCACATGGTCCGGCCGCAGCAGGGCGGATCTTCGGGGAAGAGGGCCAAAGCTCGTCAAGCAGAAGAACGTGGCAG GACCATGACCTTGCTGGACCCCGTCCCCTCCTTGGTGCAGCACAGCCCCCTGCTGGCCACACCGCCCTACAACGCCATGCTCTCCCAGCCAATCATCATCCCAGACACGCCCAGCCCCGCCGTAAGCGTTATCACCATCCGCAGCGACACAGAGGACGAGGATGACAGCAAGCACAGCCTGGCCGG CTCTGCTATGAAGCAGCGCCCCAACGTCATCAGCTGTGTGACCGTGCACGACTCCCCCGACTCGGactcctcctccaccagcagccCCTTCCCCTCGGAGCGCCTGCCCAACTTCAGAGATGCCTCTGCAAACCCAGCTCAGTCCCGCACCATCATCGTCCCCTCCATCAAGACCCAGATCGGGGAGGGCCTGGCCACCAGCGCCGCCCTAGTGTCAG GCTATCTTTCCAGCGTGTACAGCAAGGGGAAGAATCCCTCATCCACTAACATGTTGCAGACCAGCACAACAGGGACCTCCAGCAGCTATCGGCACCAGCGAGCAGCACACAGCGGGACACAGCCCCTCAACCTCAGCCAG GTGCAGCCGCAGATGTCCCAGGAGCGTGTTGGAAACGGCTCCTCCCGCAGGCAGCAGGCGTACATTGCAGCTCCGCTGTCCTCCCAGGGGCAGTACTGCCTCCAGCAGACCCCACCTCACAGCTCCAGCCTGCCCCACTTCAGCGCTGCAGCCTCCCACCTGAGCAGCCAGCCTCACCTCTACACCTACGCCCCCTCGGCCACGCTGGCTCCCGGTCCCTCCATGGCACACCTGCTGGCCACCTCGCAGGGCTCCTCACGCCACGCTGCCACCTTCGCTCACCACCCTGCCGGCCTGGTCCACCAGGTGCCAGTCAGCATGGGCCACGGCCTCCTGGCTGCCGCCAGCATGCCAGCGGCGCAGTACCAGCACCAGTTTGCAGCTCAGCCGTACATCAGCACCTCCCGAGCCACTGCTGTTTACAGCGGCTACCCGCTCAGCCCCACCAAGTTCTCTTACCTGTGA